DNA from Longimicrobiales bacterium:
TGCCCGAGAACAGCGCGCGGAAGTTCGCCTGCTGCCGGGCGTCCAGGCTGGGCCACACCTCCAGCAGCGTCCCGATGTTCTCGCTTTCGATGGCGCGGGCGATCCGCTGCAGCGCGGCCTCCACTGCCGGTCTCTCGTTCCTGGTGACCGGCGCGCGCTCGGCGCTGGGCACCGTCGCCGGTGCGGGTGGCGGCGTCCGATACGCCTGCAGCGCACGCTCGTATCCCTGCAGCGCCTCCACGTACCGCCCGTCTGCCGCTGCGTCACCGGCGCGTGTCTCCCAGCGATCGCCTTCTGTGCGTGCGTCACCGCGCGCCGCGCTGCGGATCGTGGCAACGACAGTGCGGACGGAGTCGAGCCGGGCGGTCCAGAGCGCGGCGGCACGTGCGTTCTCGTAACCTTCGCGTGCCTGCTCGAGCAGTCGTTCGCCCTCGGAGAAGCGTCCCTCCCGTGCCGCGGTGGCAGCACGAGCACGGAGCGCATCCGCGGAGCCGAGCGTGCTGGCCGCAGCGCCACTTTCCAGTGCGCTCGTCCGTGAACGAAGTGCGACGCGCAGCAGCGCATCGTACCCGCTGCGGTCCGGTGCCTCGCGAGTCGCACGGGCGCTGCGCTCCGGGTCGCGCTGGGCGTCCGGAGCCGACGTACGGGAGCGTTGGCCGGCAACCGCATCGTTCGGCTCTGCCGTGCGGTCAGCGTCCTCGAGCTCCTGCTGCTGCACGGGGAACGGAGCCGGATCCGACGCAGGGCCGTACGCCAGGGCCAGACCGTACGCGAGTGGATTGCCCGGATCCACGTCCCTCACCACGCCCGACAGGTGCCGCACGACCTGCGCATCACCGCGCCGGTGTGCATCCTCCATGAGGTGGAGGTAGAGCGGCAGGAACGTCGAATCGAGTGCGAGGCCGTGCTGCGATGCGATCCGGAACGAGTCGGCCGCCACCGCGGCCGTGCGGAAGGAATCCACCGGGGTCGTGCGGTAGCGGTGGTAGTAGACATCGCCGAGGAGGAACCAGCCCTCGACGTCGTTGGGATACTTCGTGGTCAGCTCGTGCAGCATGGCGATCGCCTGGGGCCTGCCCGCTGCGGCCTGTGCGTGGGCGCGGATGAGCAGCGCCTGTCGCTCGGGAAGCCCGTCCACATAGCGCGCCGCGTGGGCGGCATGGTCATCGACGCGCGGCTCGTGTGGCGGCTCCGCCCAGGCCGACGTCAGGGACAGCCGGTAGCGGGCAAAAGCGAACTCCGGATCGGCTCTGACCGCCTCCGCGAATGCGACCCGCGCAAGCTCGAACCGCGACGCGCGGAACAGCCGCTCTCCCTCGAGGAATGCACGCAGCGCGGTCAGCTCTCGCGTCGTCAGCGCGCCGATGGCGAGTGGCCGGCTCGTCCCGTTGATCCCGAACAGGGATGTAAGCTGCATGGCGAGCCGGTCCGTGAGCAGGGCGATGCTGTCGGCGACGGCGCTTTCCTCGACGGAGCCGATGGACTCGCCCGTGCGCACGTCGTACAGCGAGGTGCGCACGCGGAGTCGTCCGTTGTCCGAGCGCACGCTGCCCGCAAGGACATAACGGGCGTCGAGTGCACGGCCGAGCTCGAGCGCCGACTCCGGTTCGTCGAAGTTCTCCCCGTCCCCTGCCCGACTCATCACGGCGAGGGGGTCGATCACGCGCAGGTCATTGCGGCTACCAAGAGTGAGCGCGAGCAGGTCGGGCACACCTTCACGCCATGAATCGAGTCCCTCGGAGGTCTCGAACGGCAGGATCGCAACGGCGCGGCCCGGCTCCGCGACGGCCTGCCGGGGACCGAGGAATCCACCGGCATCGCCGAGCGTGACATACGCGAGCGCGATTGCGAAGAGCACGCCGAACGCCATCACGCCACCCACGATCGCCCGCGGCCACGTCAGCTCGGGAATGCGCTGGTGGCGCAGCTCCTCCACCGCCTCCGACAGGTCGAGTGCCCAGGCGGGCTTCTGCTGAACCCTCCGCTCCCACGTCGGCCGCGCCTGGACCCAGCCGGTCCCCAGGATGACGAGCAGCCCGACGACGAGCAGCGCGATCGCGAGTGGCTCGACCCAGCCGGGCAGCAGAAGCTGCGCGGTGAGCGCACGCACGAGCTGCCACGTGATGACCGATGCAATGATGTACGCGATCAGCACTCGACCCAGCCGCGCCAGCCTGGTCAGCGTTGCGCGCCAGACCGGCAGTGGCTGCGAGCCCAGCTCCGGGCTGCCGGCCGGATCATGCACACTGAAGACCCAGACGCGGCCGGTGATGCCCTCCAGCTGGCGCTCGCCGAGTGAATCGAATGCGAACTCCCCGCGCGGCCGCAGGTGCCGCCACACGTCCTGGCTGCACACGATCTGACAGGGGCGCGCCATCTCCTGCAGGCGTGCGGCGGTGTTCACGCCGTCGCCGAACAGGTTGCCGTCCTCCGACTGCACCACGTCACCGACGTGCACGCCGATCCGCAGACATGCGTCGATGCCCGCCGCGGCGGCAGCGTCAGCGAACTCACGCTGAATACGCATGGCCGCCTTCATCGCGGCATCCGTGCTGTTGAACTCGGCGAGCGCCGCGTCACCGATGAAGTTGACGACGCGCCCCCCGTGCGCGGCGGTCGCTGCGCGCGCGGCCTGCTGAAGGATCGCGACGAGGCGCACCGCGGACTGCTCGTCCGAAGCGGAGAGGCGAGTAAAACCAACGATGTCCGCGAACCAGACGGCGGCGAGGCGGCGTGGGTTCAGAGTCATAGCCTTGGCAGGCCAGGGGGTGCCGGGCCGTGAGGACACTGGCCCACCGAACGTTAGAGACGCTCACGCCCGGCATCAAGACGGATGATGCGAACTGCGGACGAAACGTAGACGATTCGACGCGAACGGGGCCAAAAGGCAGGACGGGCCACAGGAGTCGGCGGGACCGCCGGATCGGGCCATCGCGTTGGCGCGGAACAGATACGGCAGGTGGCGGCAGCTGTGAACTGGGCGCGTGGATCGGGGGTGTCGATCCGGGCGGCGGCGACTTGCCGGGCTGGTTCAGGCTTACGGCCGACGGCCGCAAGCCGGGCTGCGAATCGGGGCGCTCGGATTCGAACCGAGGACCTCCTGCTCCCAAAGCAGGCGCGCTAACCGGGCTGCGCTACGCCCCGTGTACTGTCCGGCGTTGTGGATGCCGGCGCAGGAGTATAACGACCGATGGGCGGATCGTCATGGGTGCGGGCGCACGCTCACCCGCACGCCGCGAGCGCGCGGAACGCCCGGCCCCGGTGACTCACCCCGTGCTTCAGCTCCGCGGGCAGCTCGCCGAAGCTGCGACCGAGCTCGGGGACCCAGAACAGCGGATCGTAGCCGAACCCGCCGCTTCCGACCGGCTCGTGCAGGATACGACCGCTGCACGTGCCCACGCCGGTGACCGAGCCTGGCCACGCACCGACGAGTGCCGCGGCGCAGACGTAGTGAGCGGCGCGCTGCTGCTCGGGCACGCCCTCGAGCTTCTCGAGCAGCAGCGCATTGTTCGCGCGGTCCAGCGCATGGCCGGAAAGGTCGTTGCGCCCTGAAAACCGCTTCGAACGCACGCCGGGGGCGCCGTCCAGTGCGTGTACGACGATGCCGGAATCGTCCGCGATGGTCGGCAGTCCGGTGAGGGCGGCGAAGTAGCGCGCCTTGGCGAGCGCGTTCTCACGGAACGTCTCGAACGCTTCGACGTCGTCCTCTTCCGGCGCGGGCTGAATGCCGGCCGTGGCGAGATCGATCAGCTCCAGCGTCTCGCCGTGAATGCGCAGCGAGCCGCCGAGTATGGCTCGCACCTCCTCGAGCTTGTGCCGGCTGCGTGTGGCGATCACGGCGTGGCGCGGCATCATTCGGCGAGCGCAGCACGCTGTGCTGCGAGGAGCTGCTCGACACCGGCCATGCCGAGGTCGAGAAGCTCATCGAGCTGTGCACGCGTGAAGCTGTCGTTCTCACCGGTTCCCTGCACCTCGACCAGGCGACCGGACTCGAGTGCGACGATGTTCATGTCGACGTCTGCGGCGACATCCTCCACGTACTCCAGGTCGAGCCGGGGCTCGCCGCCGATCACGCCAACGCTGGTGGCTGCCACGAGGGTGTGCATCGGCTGGCTGCTGATGCGCCCCTCCCTCTGCAGCCAGCCGATCGCGTCGCGCAGTGCCACAGCTCCGCCGGTGATCGCGGCCGTACGTGTTCCCCCGTCCGCGACGAGCACGTCGCAGTCGATGGTGATCGTACGTTCGCCCAGCCCGGCAAGCTCTGTGGTTGCCCGCAGTGCGCGGCCGATGAGCCGCTGGATCTCCTGGGTTCGACCGCCGACCTTGCCGCGCTCCCGTGACGTGCGCGTGTGCGTGCTGCGCGGCAGCATGGCATACTCCGCCGTGATCCAGCCGAGGCCGCGCCCGCGGCGCCACTCGGGCACGTACTCCGCCACGCTCGCCGTGCAGAGCACACGTGTACGGCCGGTCGATATCAGGCAGGAGCCCTCGGCGTGAGGTGCGACACCGCGCTCGAGGGTCAGTGGCCGAAGTGCATCCAGTGCGCGATCGGTGCGCGCTGCAGTCATCGTATGGTTCCTTGCGTGTTGCGCCGTATTCGTGCCGCGCGCCGTGACCGGCGCGTGCGTGGCTGTGTTGTGTGCGAGTGCTGTTCGTCAGCTGACCTGGCCGCGCATGCGGCCGATGGTTGCGGTGGTGGAACGGCCTGCGACGAGCGGGATGATCACGACTCTGCCGCCCGCCGCCTCCACCACCTCGCGACCGACCACGGTGTCGGGGGTATAGTCGCCGCCCTTGACGAGCACGTCCGGGAGCAGCGCCCGGATCAGCTCGAGCGGCGTGTCCTCCTCGAACCACGTGACTCCGTCCACGCACTCGAGCGCGGCAAGCACGTGCATGCGATCGGCGAGCGGGTTGAGCGGACGCTCGGAACCCTTCAGCCGGCGCACGGACGCGTCGGTGTTCACCCCCACCACCAGGGCGTCTCCGAGCCTGCGCGCGGCGTCCAGGTATTCGACGTGGCCGCGGTGCAACAGATCGAACACGCCATTGGTGAACACGACGGTATTGCTGCGAGGACCACCGAAGCGCACCAGCAGTGCCTCGCGATCGAGGACCTTGGTGGCGGGCGAGCGCGGCTGACTCATGGCGCTGTCGGTCGCGGCACGCCATCCTCGCCCGCCGCGCGCACCTCTTCGAGGATGCGCGCTGCGCCGCGCTCGATCATGTCGTTGGCCAGGTTGATGCCGAGCTGGTGCGCGCGCGCAACCGGTCCGCGGATCTCGCCGCGCACCGACGTGCTGCCCGACAGGGCGGCGACGAACGCATTCAGATGCAGCTCGTTCCCATCGACAGTGGCGAGTGCGCCGATCGGGATCTGGCACCCGCCCTCGAGCGTGCGCAGCAGCGTGCGCTCGGCCGTGGTCGCTGCGCGGGTGGGGCCGTGGTCGAGCCCGGCCAGCATCTCGAGCATGGCGGAATCATCCTCCCGGCAGACGATCCCGAGTGCGCCCTGTCCGGCAGCCGGCAACCAGCGCGGCGGCTCGAGGAGCTGCGCCACTTCGTGCTCCCATCCCATGCGTCGCAGTCCCGCGTACGCGAGCAGGATCGCGTCGTACCGGCCCTCGCGGACGCGTGCCAGTCGCGAATCGAGGTTGCCGCGCAGATCGTCCACCTCGAGATCCGGTCGCTGATCGAGCAGCAGCGCGCGACGGCGAAGCGAGCTGGTACCGAGGCGGGCTTCGGGCGGCAGCATCTCCAGGGTCCTGGGCCGGCCGGGCGCAACGATCAGCGCATCCCGCGGATCTTCACGGACCGGCACGGCGGCGAGGACCAGCCCCTCGGGCGGCTTCGTCGGTACGTCCTTGAGCGAATGAACGGCGAAATCGGCGCGACCGTCCAGCACCGCGCGGTCGACTTCCTTGGTGAAGAGACCCGTGTCGCCGATCTGCGCGAGCGGCACATCCGTGATGCGGTCGCCGGTGGTCGTCACGACGTCGATCTCGACCGCGACGTCCGGCCACAGCTCGAGCAGCTGCGCCTGTATGTGGCGGGCCTGCCAGAGCGCGAGTGCGCTGCCGCGCGACGCGAGTCGCTTCATCGGCCGCCGCCGTGCACGACGTGCCGCGTCTCATCCGGAACACCCGGTGAGGCTGAGGCGACCCCATGCGCGAATGCCGGCTTGAGCAGCGGCGGCGCGAGGAACGTCGTGAAGATCACCATGATCAGGATGGCGCTGTACACTGCCGGCGTCAGGATCCCGCTCTGCATCCCGATATGGGCGAAGATCAACCCGACTTCGCCGCGGGGAATCATTCCGACACCGATGGCGATATGGCTGAGCTTGTCCCTGCCCCAGCCGACTGCGTAGCCGCTCACGACCTTGCCGACGATCGCGATGAGCAGCAGTGCGCCACCGACGAGCAGGACGTTCAGGTCGAACCTGTCGGACCAGGGCAGCAGCAGGCGTACATCGACGCCGGCTCCGACCGACACGAAGAAGATCGGCGTGAAGATGTCTGCGACCGGCTTCACCCGCTCCGTGATCACGTCGAACTGGTTGGTCGAGCTGAGCACGATGCCTGCCGCGAACGCACCGATGATCATGGCCGAGCCGGCGAGGCCCGCGAGCGCGGCGAACACGAGCGCAAAGGCAAAGGCGCTGACGAGCAGCACGCCCCGGACCTGCATGGAATCGATCAGCCGGAACAGGCGCGGTGCGATCAGGTTGCCGACGATGACCGCAACGACGAGGAAGCCGGCAGCGATGACGAACGTCGTTGCGATATTGAA
Protein-coding regions in this window:
- the rph gene encoding ribonuclease PH; this translates as MTAARTDRALDALRPLTLERGVAPHAEGSCLISTGRTRVLCTASVAEYVPEWRRGRGLGWITAEYAMLPRSTHTRTSRERGKVGGRTQEIQRLIGRALRATTELAGLGERTITIDCDVLVADGGTRTAAITGGAVALRDAIGWLQREGRISSQPMHTLVAATSVGVIGGEPRLDLEYVEDVAADVDMNIVALESGRLVEVQGTGENDSFTRAQLDELLDLGMAGVEQLLAAQRAALAE
- a CDS encoding adenylate/guanylate cyclase domain-containing protein, whose product is MTLNPRRLAAVWFADIVGFTRLSASDEQSAVRLVAILQQAARAATAAHGGRVVNFIGDAALAEFNSTDAAMKAAMRIQREFADAAAAAGIDACLRIGVHVGDVVQSEDGNLFGDGVNTAARLQEMARPCQIVCSQDVWRHLRPRGEFAFDSLGERQLEGITGRVWVFSVHDPAGSPELGSQPLPVWRATLTRLARLGRVLIAYIIASVITWQLVRALTAQLLLPGWVEPLAIALLVVGLLVILGTGWVQARPTWERRVQQKPAWALDLSEAVEELRHQRIPELTWPRAIVGGVMAFGVLFAIALAYVTLGDAGGFLGPRQAVAEPGRAVAILPFETSEGLDSWREGVPDLLALTLGSRNDLRVIDPLAVMSRAGDGENFDEPESALELGRALDARYVLAGSVRSDNGRLRVRTSLYDVRTGESIGSVEESAVADSIALLTDRLAMQLTSLFGINGTSRPLAIGALTTRELTALRAFLEGERLFRASRFELARVAFAEAVRADPEFAFARYRLSLTSAWAEPPHEPRVDDHAAHAARYVDGLPERQALLIRAHAQAAAGRPQAIAMLHELTTKYPNDVEGWFLLGDVYYHRYRTTPVDSFRTAAVAADSFRIASQHGLALDSTFLPLYLHLMEDAHRRGDAQVVRHLSGVVRDVDPGNPLAYGLALAYGPASDPAPFPVQQQELEDADRTAEPNDAVAGQRSRTSAPDAQRDPERSARATREAPDRSGYDALLRVALRSRTSALESGAAASTLGSADALRARAATAAREGRFSEGERLLEQAREGYENARAAALWTARLDSVRTVVATIRSAARGDARTEGDRWETRAGDAAADGRYVEALQGYERALQAYRTPPPAPATVPSAERAPVTRNERPAVEAALQRIARAIESENIGTLLEVWPSLDARQQANFRALFSGTRDIRVTFDVRSIDIEQDRATASLQTTYNYFNESRRAADSASFPQTLIFSRRDGSWIVTGSR
- the rfaE2 gene encoding D-glycero-beta-D-manno-heptose 1-phosphate adenylyltransferase produces the protein MSQPRSPATKVLDREALLVRFGGPRSNTVVFTNGVFDLLHRGHVEYLDAARRLGDALVVGVNTDASVRRLKGSERPLNPLADRMHVLAALECVDGVTWFEEDTPLELIRALLPDVLVKGGDYTPDTVVGREVVEAAGGRVVIIPLVAGRSTTATIGRMRGQVS
- a CDS encoding cation:proton antiporter; the protein is MVGTRSRGRTALRLALPLLALSLLGSAPAEGGTSAPHFFLVFAAILIAAKLFGELAERIGQPAVLGELIAGVVLGSSVLGVIPAEGSMVEIITLLAEVGVAVLLFEIGLETDLKEMFRVGGSAFTVAVVGVAVPFLLGFLYWYLADPAIGGAAEATGVSSTMIAVFVGATLTATSVGITARVLTDLGRMHTREARVIIGAAVVDDVLGLVILAIVTGLAAGAALSLFNIATTFVIAAGFLVVAVIVGNLIAPRLFRLIDSMQVRGVLLVSAFAFALVFAALAGLAGSAMIIGAFAAGIVLSSTNQFDVITERVKPVADIFTPIFFVSVGAGVDVRLLLPWSDRFDLNVLLVGGALLLIAIVGKVVSGYAVGWGRDKLSHIAIGVGMIPRGEVGLIFAHIGMQSGILTPAVYSAILIMVIFTTFLAPPLLKPAFAHGVASASPGVPDETRHVVHGGGR
- a CDS encoding non-canonical purine NTP pyrophosphatase — translated: MMPRHAVIATRSRHKLEEVRAILGGSLRIHGETLELIDLATAGIQPAPEEDDVEAFETFRENALAKARYFAALTGLPTIADDSGIVVHALDGAPGVRSKRFSGRNDLSGHALDRANNALLLEKLEGVPEQQRAAHYVCAAALVGAWPGSVTGVGTCSGRILHEPVGSGGFGYDPLFWVPELGRSFGELPAELKHGVSHRGRAFRALAACG
- the hemC gene encoding hydroxymethylbilane synthase, whose amino-acid sequence is MKRLASRGSALALWQARHIQAQLLELWPDVAVEIDVVTTTGDRITDVPLAQIGDTGLFTKEVDRAVLDGRADFAVHSLKDVPTKPPEGLVLAAVPVREDPRDALIVAPGRPRTLEMLPPEARLGTSSLRRRALLLDQRPDLEVDDLRGNLDSRLARVREGRYDAILLAYAGLRRMGWEHEVAQLLEPPRWLPAAGQGALGIVCREDDSAMLEMLAGLDHGPTRAATTAERTLLRTLEGGCQIPIGALATVDGNELHLNAFVAALSGSTSVRGEIRGPVARAHQLGINLANDMIERGAARILEEVRAAGEDGVPRPTAP